Proteins encoded in a region of the Podarcis muralis chromosome 2, rPodMur119.hap1.1, whole genome shotgun sequence genome:
- the NOG gene encoding noggin: protein MDHSQWLVTIYALVVLLGLRLERGACQHYLHIRPAPSDNLPLVDLIEHPDPIFDPKEKDLNDTLLRNLLGTHFDANFMAVSLADDRLGGDDLAELDLLLRQRPSGAMPSEIKSLEFYDGGLQASKKHRLSKKLRRKLQLWLWSQTFCPVLYTWNDLGSRFWPRYVKVGSCFSKRSCSVPEGMVCKPAKSVHLTILRWRCQRRGGQRCTWIPIQYPIIAECKCSC from the coding sequence ATGGATCATTCCCAGTGGCTCGTGACTATTTACGCCTTGGTAGTTCTCCTGGGGCTCCGTCTGGAGCGAGGCGCTTGCCAGCACTACCTGCACATCCGCCCTGCGCCCAGCGACAACTTGCCCCTGGTGGATCTAATCGAGCACCCGGACCCTATCTTCGACCCCAAGGAGAAGGACCTCAACGACACGCTCCTGCGCAACCTCCTGGGCACCCACTTCGACGCCAACTTCATGGCGGTCTCCCTGGCCGACGATCGCCTGGGCGGGGACGACCTAGCCGAGCTGGACCTGCTGCTGAGGCAGAGGCCGTCGGGGGCCATGCCCAGCGAGATCAAGAGCCTGGAGTTTTACGACGGGGGCCTGCAGGCCAGCAAGAAGCACCGGCTGAGCAAGAAGCTTCGCCGGAAGCTGCAGCTGTGGCTGTGGTCGCAGACCTTCTGCCCGGTCCTCTACACGTGGAACGACCTGGGCAGTCGCTTCTGGCCCCGCTACGTCAAAGTGGGCAGCTGCTTCAGCAAAAGGTCGTGCTCCGTCCCCGAAGGGATGGTCTGCAAGCCGGCCAAGTCGGTGCATCTGACCATCTTGAGGTGGAGGTGCCAGCGCCGGGGCGGGCAGCGCTGCACGTGGATCCCCATTCAGTACCCCATCATCGCCGAGTGCAAATGTTCCTGCTAG